The following are encoded in a window of Roseivirga misakiensis genomic DNA:
- a CDS encoding Gfo/Idh/MocA family protein: MNKREFLKSAAILTSASVLPTSIWKYAKADKLRTAHIGVGGMGMEDLKSISSHEAVEVTALCDVDAKNLAVAQKRHPNAKVFADYREMLKEMGDQIDAVIVSTPDHTHAPASIMAMEMNKPVYCQKPLTHHVSEARAMRKMAEEKNLITQMGIQVHSFYDYKLATLLIQAGIIGKVKTVRAWSPKNWGYDGPAPEGADQVPDHLNWDLWLGTAKERAYKENMYHPGNWRKILDYGCGTLGDMGVHIFDTPYNALALDIPLTIQNKCRKPTGFGFPENNTVTYKFPGTKYTDKYLKWVWYDGVDAPKKHKDLRLPDKESLPDQGAMFIGEKGRLLLPHFMQLPRLIVKGKYQDIDMNIIPKADRLGEPVRDYGPEGEKHYHQFVDACLGKGECTAPFTYSARLTETILLGVIAGRFPNKKLHWNNETSLFDEKEANEFLNSPYREF; encoded by the coding sequence ATGAATAAGAGAGAATTCTTAAAAAGCGCAGCAATTCTTACCTCAGCATCAGTTTTACCTACTTCGATATGGAAATACGCCAAGGCCGACAAATTAAGAACTGCCCACATTGGTGTTGGAGGTATGGGAATGGAAGATTTAAAGTCTATTTCGTCGCACGAAGCAGTGGAAGTTACTGCCCTCTGTGATGTAGACGCTAAGAATCTTGCGGTGGCACAAAAAAGGCACCCGAATGCTAAGGTATTTGCAGATTACCGTGAAATGCTAAAGGAAATGGGCGATCAGATTGATGCGGTAATCGTATCTACGCCAGATCATACCCATGCACCAGCCTCCATCATGGCTATGGAAATGAATAAACCTGTTTATTGTCAAAAACCACTGACACATCATGTTTCAGAAGCTCGCGCCATGCGAAAAATGGCTGAAGAAAAGAACTTAATTACGCAAATGGGTATTCAAGTTCACTCGTTTTATGACTATAAACTAGCCACACTTTTAATCCAAGCTGGGATCATAGGGAAAGTAAAGACGGTAAGAGCTTGGTCTCCAAAGAACTGGGGTTACGACGGCCCTGCTCCCGAAGGAGCTGACCAAGTACCAGATCATTTGAATTGGGATTTATGGTTGGGCACAGCCAAAGAACGTGCTTACAAGGAGAACATGTATCACCCTGGTAATTGGCGTAAAATTTTAGACTACGGATGTGGTACATTGGGAGATATGGGCGTACACATTTTTGATACACCTTATAATGCCTTGGCCTTGGATATACCGCTTACTATCCAAAATAAGTGCCGTAAACCAACTGGTTTTGGCTTTCCAGAAAATAACACGGTTACCTATAAATTCCCAGGGACCAAATACACCGATAAATATTTGAAATGGGTTTGGTATGATGGTGTAGATGCGCCAAAAAAACACAAAGACCTGCGTTTACCTGATAAAGAATCACTACCAGATCAAGGCGCCATGTTTATAGGTGAGAAAGGAAGACTCTTATTGCCTCATTTTATGCAATTGCCAAGGTTAATCGTCAAGGGTAAATATCAGGATATCGATATGAACATCATACCTAAGGCCGATCGTTTGGGTGAGCCAGTAAGAGATTATGGACCTGAAGGTGAAAAGCATTATCATCAGTTTGTCGATGCCTGCCTTGGAAAAGGAGAGTGCACAGCGCCTTTTACATATTCCGCTAGGTTGACAGAAACCATTCTGTTGGGTGTAATTGCCGGTAGATTCCCGAACAAAAAACTGCACTGGAATAATGAAACGTCTCTTTTTGACGAAAAGGAAGCCAATGAATTTTTGAATTCTCCTTACAGAGAGTTCTAG
- a CDS encoding AI-2E family transporter, with product MKKLAYSAIGLAGVLALLIYAESILIPLVFGVILWYLGTSMKQLARKIPVVGQKLNTTMVNVLVFVILVVGFAGLSKLITSSIDSLLISYESYKVNINSLLDKVNETFSINIQEQFNTAQEGFDYGDTLSGIASSISGILGDAIIILVYAAFMFSEEASFKNKLTKMFTTPDEESRAMNILNRISTSFGDYIRLKTYVSLLTGVVGYVFLAIMGVDSPFFWALLMFLLNYIPTIGSLVATLFPAVFSLMQFGEFTPFLIILVGLGVIEWVIGNVIEPKVMGNSLNLSPLVTILALIVWGQIWGITGMLLSTPITVVMVIVFSQFPKTKRVAIMLSQNGDIEPAT from the coding sequence ATGAAAAAGTTAGCCTATAGTGCTATCGGTTTAGCAGGCGTTCTCGCCTTACTGATTTATGCCGAAAGTATATTAATCCCTTTAGTCTTCGGTGTAATTCTCTGGTACCTCGGTACTTCTATGAAACAACTCGCTAGAAAGATTCCAGTTGTTGGACAGAAGCTAAATACCACCATGGTTAACGTTCTCGTCTTTGTAATCTTGGTAGTCGGCTTTGCTGGTTTATCGAAATTGATTACCAGTAGTATTGATTCTTTATTAATCTCCTATGAAAGTTATAAAGTAAACATTAACAGTCTCTTAGATAAGGTCAATGAAACTTTCAGTATAAATATTCAAGAACAATTTAACACGGCACAAGAAGGCTTCGATTACGGCGATACCTTGAGTGGTATAGCAAGTTCTATTTCGGGTATTTTGGGAGATGCCATCATCATATTAGTCTATGCGGCGTTTATGTTTTCAGAAGAAGCTAGCTTCAAAAACAAGCTTACCAAAATGTTTACGACGCCAGATGAAGAGTCTCGTGCCATGAACATCTTAAACAGAATCAGCACTTCTTTCGGCGACTATATTAGGCTTAAAACCTATGTCAGTTTACTCACGGGAGTTGTTGGCTATGTGTTTTTAGCGATCATGGGTGTTGATTCGCCCTTTTTCTGGGCCCTGTTAATGTTCCTGTTAAATTATATCCCAACGATCGGGTCGCTTGTTGCCACACTCTTTCCGGCGGTATTTAGTCTCATGCAGTTTGGCGAATTCACCCCTTTCCTCATTATTCTTGTCGGTTTAGGTGTTATAGAATGGGTCATAGGAAATGTGATTGAGCCTAAAGTGATGGGTAATTCACTTAATCTAAGCCCATTAGTGACAATTTTAGCTTTGATCGTTTGGGGCCAAATTTGGGGTATAACGGGTATGCTTTTAAGTACACCAATTACAGTCGTTATGGTGATCGTGTTTTCTCAGTTTCCAAAAACTAAGCGTGTCGCGATCATGCTTTCTCAGAATGGAGATATTGAACCAGCGACTTAG
- a CDS encoding Mpo1 family 2-hydroxy fatty acid dioxygenase codes for MRKIDQLLGEYGESHQTKFNRIVHYFCVPAIFLSLIGLFAGIALPAAVQDILPESFRPFAHVGSVIIVLGLVYYLRLSVILFLSMLVFSTLVLLAIQQVVLLDIAPLWIVMLAIFVIAWIVQFIGHKHEGKKPSFLKDVQFLMIGPAWTMSHLFDALKIKF; via the coding sequence ATGCGAAAAATTGACCAACTTTTAGGGGAATATGGCGAGAGCCATCAGACTAAGTTTAATCGAATTGTACACTATTTCTGCGTACCAGCGATATTTTTGAGCTTAATTGGCCTATTCGCAGGAATTGCTTTACCTGCGGCAGTTCAAGATATTCTTCCTGAAAGTTTTAGACCTTTTGCTCATGTAGGAAGTGTAATAATTGTACTGGGTCTGGTTTATTATCTAAGACTTTCAGTGATTTTGTTCTTGAGTATGCTCGTGTTTTCAACATTGGTTCTTTTGGCTATCCAACAGGTGGTCTTGTTAGATATAGCGCCTTTGTGGATCGTTATGTTGGCCATTTTTGTAATTGCTTGGATAGTACAATTCATTGGGCATAAACATGAGGGTAAAAAACCTTCCTTTCTAAAAGATGTACAGTTTTTAATGATCGGTCCCGCATGGACCATGAGTCATTTGTTCGATGCCTTGAAAATCAAATTTTAG
- a CDS encoding vanadium-dependent haloperoxidase: MKKAKLTLLSLIMSLAFVIQGCNNDEEIIDGIDDSQSEDISITGNGIAHEWTDLMLRLEQYSQGRPNGSARALAYIYLTAYETAVPGMENYISNDARLRGLRIRDSERADEVNFQIALNTAFSRAIDHFLIKVPENLTSEIEVLETEIEGQLSADVSEELLLASQEWGNYVADQVISYSLSDDDAEEQILDPQPTSYEPPTGDGFWTYSAEPERALYPYWGETVRTFVIKPDETTTVAPIEYSEDEGSDYYAQMMEVYTVNNAARADQGEQLWIAEFWSDDVEGLMISPPARQFAIANQLIVQYDLSLDETLALYLKLGFSLNDAAVSAWKYKYDYMVMRPNVYIHEFIDEDFQTNLFRLVDWPNPSFPGYPSGHSTFASAAAGLFIDAFGDATSFTDRTHEGRTEFQSEPRTFSTFSHMAYENAFSRVPLGVHVSMDCEEGLRLGYEISDAVNNWNLLSDSF; the protein is encoded by the coding sequence ATGAAGAAGGCAAAATTAACTTTACTCTCCCTAATCATGTCATTAGCTTTTGTTATACAAGGCTGTAACAATGACGAAGAAATAATTGATGGAATTGACGATTCTCAAAGCGAGGATATTTCTATAACTGGCAACGGTATTGCTCATGAATGGACGGACTTAATGTTACGGCTAGAACAATATTCACAAGGAAGGCCTAATGGCTCGGCCAGAGCACTTGCGTACATCTACCTGACGGCTTATGAGACCGCTGTTCCCGGAATGGAAAATTACATTTCTAATGACGCTAGACTCAGAGGACTAAGAATTAGAGATAGCGAAAGAGCAGATGAGGTGAATTTCCAGATTGCCCTAAATACTGCTTTTTCAAGAGCCATTGATCACTTTCTGATCAAGGTGCCTGAAAATTTGACGAGTGAGATCGAAGTACTTGAAACCGAAATTGAGGGGCAACTTTCAGCTGATGTTTCAGAAGAGTTGCTGTTGGCTTCGCAGGAGTGGGGTAATTATGTAGCAGACCAAGTCATCTCTTACAGCCTAAGCGATGATGACGCCGAGGAGCAAATATTAGATCCACAACCTACGTCATATGAACCACCGACCGGTGATGGATTCTGGACTTACTCGGCTGAGCCAGAGCGTGCTTTATACCCCTATTGGGGAGAAACTGTAAGGACTTTTGTCATAAAGCCAGATGAAACTACCACCGTAGCTCCAATTGAATACAGTGAAGACGAGGGGAGTGATTACTATGCCCAGATGATGGAAGTTTATACGGTAAACAATGCCGCTAGAGCAGATCAGGGAGAACAACTTTGGATAGCAGAGTTTTGGAGTGATGATGTGGAAGGCCTTATGATCAGCCCACCGGCTAGGCAATTTGCCATCGCTAATCAGCTTATCGTGCAATATGATTTGTCTCTAGATGAAACGCTTGCGCTGTATTTAAAACTTGGTTTTTCATTAAATGATGCGGCAGTTTCGGCTTGGAAATACAAATATGACTACATGGTCATGAGACCAAACGTTTATATCCACGAGTTTATCGATGAAGACTTCCAAACTAATTTGTTTAGGCTTGTCGATTGGCCAAATCCTAGCTTTCCGGGTTATCCTTCAGGTCATTCTACGTTCGCTTCTGCAGCTGCAGGACTATTTATCGATGCATTTGGCGACGCTACAAGCTTTACGGATAGAACCCATGAAGGAAGAACGGAATTTCAAAGTGAACCAAGAACCTTCTCTACATTTTCACATATGGCCTATGAAAATGCTTTTTCAAGGGTACCATTAGGTGTTCACGTAAGTATGGATTGTGAAGAAGGCCTAAGACTAGGTTATGAAATTTCAGATGCAGTAAACAATTGGAACTTATTGTCGGATAGTTTTTAG
- a CDS encoding PadR family transcriptional regulator, producing MISKNLTAASTRPIILGVLKQGSSYGYLIIKKIKELSNGTMKWSDGMLYPVLHKLEKEGFIRSEWIMADNSRPRKYYHITEKGKQELLLEQQQWTQVNSLLEQVWGIAPSK from the coding sequence ATGATATCTAAAAACCTCACTGCAGCCTCAACAAGACCAATTATTCTTGGGGTATTAAAACAAGGGAGTAGCTATGGCTACTTAATCATCAAGAAGATCAAAGAGTTATCAAATGGGACTATGAAATGGTCGGATGGAATGCTTTACCCCGTTTTGCATAAACTCGAAAAGGAAGGGTTCATTCGATCGGAGTGGATAATGGCCGATAATTCAAGGCCAAGGAAATACTATCATATCACGGAAAAGGGGAAACAAGAACTCTTATTGGAGCAGCAGCAATGGACACAGGTCAACTCATTGCTAGAGCAGGTTTGGGGAATAGCGCCATCGAAATGA
- a CDS encoding 3-keto-disaccharide hydrolase: MKLKFEVLIVLLAISLVGCMSQSNTITLFNGQNLDGWTNHGEEKWYVENGELVCESGPSAQYGYLSTNEFYDDFELNLEFLQESNGNSGVFIRSTVEGTKVSGWQVEVAPPGSNTGGIYESYGRGWLIQPAPEKDKALKMGEWNKMKIRVVGDQITTWLNGKEMITLEDEKIGQGKGSVALQIHDGGGIKVRWRNLELTPINAEK; the protein is encoded by the coding sequence ATGAAATTGAAATTTGAAGTGCTAATTGTACTGTTAGCCATATCCCTAGTGGGCTGTATGTCCCAGTCAAATACCATCACACTTTTTAATGGTCAAAATCTTGACGGCTGGACTAATCATGGAGAGGAAAAATGGTATGTGGAAAATGGTGAATTGGTTTGCGAAAGCGGCCCCAGTGCTCAATATGGATACCTTTCTACTAACGAGTTCTACGATGATTTTGAACTTAACCTGGAGTTTCTTCAAGAATCTAATGGCAATAGCGGTGTATTTATTAGGAGTACTGTAGAGGGCACTAAAGTAAGTGGTTGGCAGGTAGAAGTTGCCCCACCTGGCAGTAATACAGGAGGAATCTATGAATCTTATGGTAGAGGTTGGCTCATTCAGCCAGCACCAGAAAAGGATAAGGCCTTAAAAATGGGCGAATGGAATAAAATGAAAATAAGAGTAGTAGGCGATCAGATTACTACATGGCTTAACGGAAAAGAAATGATCACACTGGAAGATGAAAAAATCGGCCAAGGAAAGGGTTCAGTAGCCTTACAAATACATGATGGTGGTGGAATAAAAGTGCGGTGGAGAAATTTAGAATTAACACCTATCAACGCTGAAAAATAG
- a CDS encoding Gfo/Idh/MocA family protein, with protein MKNLNRRSFIKKSSLSAAGIAALATIPSCSDEQQERAANAQYMGGFAAPKLETIRVASIGVGARGPGHLRFLSKLEGTEIVAISDLYEDLVMKEKKYCEDVGKGQRHTNIATYFGGEDKWKVMLEEVKPDVVFICTNWKNHAPMAIEAMKKGAHAFVEVPIAVTLEEMWDIVNTSESTQKHCMMMENVNYSRDELMFLNMCRLGVIGTPLHAEAAYIHELRFQMEEQERGTGSWRTHHYAKRNGNLYPTHGLGPVAQYMNLGRTDDTFKTLVSFSTPSMGRAMYAEKNYPSDHKWNQLEYKGGDLNTSIIKTNLGRTIMVQWDETSPRPYSRHNLIQGTKGTLAGFPTRVALEGGVEGATNSHHQWAQGEGLAAMYEKYDHPLYKRLSAVTRESGHGGMDGLMVYRIVECLRNGLPLDQNMYEGCFWSAVSPLSEASVANGGAPQAFPDFTRGSWETTDPLNIIA; from the coding sequence ATGAAGAACCTGAATAGAAGAAGTTTCATTAAGAAATCGTCTCTATCCGCTGCTGGAATAGCCGCACTGGCCACCATACCCAGTTGTTCCGATGAGCAACAAGAACGAGCAGCCAATGCACAATATATGGGCGGTTTTGCTGCACCAAAATTGGAAACCATCAGAGTAGCATCCATTGGTGTTGGAGCCCGAGGACCTGGTCATTTGAGATTTCTTTCTAAACTGGAAGGCACCGAAATTGTCGCAATTTCCGACCTCTATGAGGATTTAGTCATGAAGGAAAAGAAGTACTGCGAAGACGTAGGAAAAGGACAGCGGCATACCAATATCGCTACATACTTCGGAGGTGAAGATAAATGGAAAGTGATGCTGGAAGAAGTAAAGCCAGACGTCGTATTTATCTGTACCAATTGGAAAAATCACGCGCCAATGGCTATTGAAGCCATGAAAAAAGGTGCACATGCTTTTGTAGAGGTGCCAATAGCCGTAACGCTTGAAGAAATGTGGGACATAGTCAACACTTCTGAAAGTACGCAGAAGCACTGCATGATGATGGAAAATGTGAACTACAGTCGCGATGAGTTGATGTTTCTAAATATGTGCAGGTTAGGGGTAATCGGTACTCCGTTACACGCCGAAGCAGCTTATATCCATGAACTCCGCTTTCAGATGGAAGAACAAGAAAGAGGAACAGGTTCATGGAGAACCCATCACTATGCAAAACGAAACGGAAATCTTTATCCGACTCACGGCTTAGGTCCAGTAGCGCAATACATGAACCTTGGCCGGACTGATGATACATTTAAGACATTGGTTTCTTTTTCTACACCTTCTATGGGAAGAGCCATGTATGCCGAAAAGAACTATCCATCGGATCATAAATGGAACCAACTAGAATATAAAGGAGGAGACCTGAACACTTCTATTATCAAAACAAACCTTGGCCGCACCATTATGGTACAGTGGGACGAGACCAGTCCGCGTCCATATTCGAGGCATAACCTCATTCAAGGTACTAAAGGCACATTGGCTGGTTTTCCAACGCGTGTAGCTTTAGAAGGAGGCGTAGAAGGTGCAACGAATAGTCACCATCAATGGGCACAAGGAGAAGGCTTAGCTGCTATGTATGAAAAGTACGATCATCCACTCTACAAAAGATTGAGCGCTGTTACGCGAGAAAGTGGCCACGGCGGAATGGACGGCCTAATGGTATATAGAATAGTGGAGTGCTTAAGAAATGGTCTACCGCTTGACCAAAATATGTACGAAGGTTGTTTTTGGAGTGCTGTAAGTCCATTAAGTGAAGCTTCTGTGGCAAACGGAGGTGCACCCCAAGCATTCCCTGACTTTACGCGTGGGAGTTGGGAAACTACTGACCCATTAAATATTATTGCTTAA
- a CDS encoding 3-keto-disaccharide hydrolase, whose amino-acid sequence MSRIMIKRFGITFFSAALLGFLGCQATSENQEDDWIYLFDGTSTEGWRAYNGDKLPEQWVIKDGALTFDTEKKLESEHSGGKDIIYGAEEFDNFELYLEWKLPPGGNSGVFYHLKEGYSGPPEVSPEYQLLDDLQWEEINNATLAEWQKTAADYAMHTPDNKVKIVKPAGEWNTTRIKFTPELVEHWLNGKKVLSFKPWTEDWYERKAAGKWKDYPDYAKFKTGYIGLQDHDSPLWFKNIKIRKL is encoded by the coding sequence ATGAGTAGAATAATGATTAAACGCTTCGGAATCACCTTTTTTAGTGCTGCCTTATTAGGCTTTTTAGGCTGTCAGGCCACTTCGGAAAATCAGGAAGATGATTGGATCTATTTGTTTGATGGCACATCTACAGAGGGTTGGCGCGCTTATAATGGCGATAAATTACCCGAACAATGGGTTATAAAAGATGGTGCCCTGACCTTTGACACAGAGAAAAAGCTAGAATCAGAGCATAGCGGTGGTAAAGACATAATTTACGGTGCCGAAGAATTCGATAATTTCGAATTGTATCTTGAGTGGAAACTACCCCCTGGAGGCAATAGTGGCGTTTTTTATCATTTAAAAGAAGGTTATTCAGGTCCTCCAGAAGTTTCTCCAGAATATCAATTGCTTGATGACTTACAATGGGAAGAAATCAATAATGCGACATTAGCCGAATGGCAAAAAACAGCGGCAGATTATGCCATGCACACGCCAGATAATAAGGTGAAAATTGTCAAACCAGCTGGCGAATGGAATACCACAAGAATCAAGTTTACACCAGAATTAGTGGAACACTGGCTCAATGGAAAGAAAGTGCTATCATTTAAGCCATGGACAGAGGATTGGTATGAGCGAAAAGCTGCTGGTAAGTGGAAAGACTATCCTGACTATGCCAAATTCAAAACTGGGTATATTGGACTCCAAGATCACGATAGCCCACTTTGGTTCAAGAACATTAAAATCCGCAAACTGTAA
- a CDS encoding HEAT repeat domain-containing protein: protein MTVEQAIAKLSNEVDEESLEASNILVKAGGQEVLGAMIDLLKHENSENRFIAAKTLAGMSNNDEALAALWEAIEHQDNQDIKGDLVSTLQSYDISHYYVSVFKLYLFGSFKVSRVAENLLDYQEFDISARVIKKAKKHWLHYSNNVKQDEVFDIKKAEVEQRLRELQDYLDAEQPQP from the coding sequence ATGACTGTTGAACAGGCAATTGCTAAACTTTCTAATGAAGTAGACGAAGAAAGTCTAGAGGCTTCAAATATCTTAGTCAAAGCAGGTGGTCAAGAAGTGCTGGGAGCAATGATTGATCTTTTGAAGCATGAAAATTCAGAGAATCGATTTATTGCAGCCAAAACTTTAGCGGGAATGTCCAATAATGACGAGGCGTTGGCTGCCTTGTGGGAAGCGATCGAACATCAAGACAACCAAGATATTAAAGGTGATTTGGTTTCTACGCTGCAAAGCTATGATATCAGTCATTACTATGTCAGCGTATTCAAACTCTATCTCTTTGGCTCGTTTAAGGTATCCAGAGTCGCCGAGAATTTACTGGATTATCAAGAATTCGATATTTCCGCTCGTGTCATCAAAAAAGCCAAGAAACATTGGTTGCATTACAGCAATAATGTCAAACAGGATGAGGTCTTCGACATAAAGAAGGCCGAAGTAGAGCAGCGGTTACGTGAACTACAAGACTATCTTGATGCTGAACAGCCCCAGCCATAA
- a CDS encoding FtsX-like permease family protein → MDTGQLIARAGLGNSAIEMSSFNLERSIKLWLKEFRKHRAFHEGAIREMELHLRDHIDDLIADGKSEEAAFNHAVEQFGDIKPMAQEAYRSQRPISNNQFINTTMLKNYLKIAFRNFVKHKFYSFVNVFGLTAGLSIVLLIGLFVNDELSFDEFHEHKNELYRVVENQYYAGEPVFPVAVTPYALGPSLKTDYPEVEKFTRIVFEDFIFEQDGREIIEYDGIRVDEDFFDMFSFEVLTGSVKDFKANLNTLILTETLAKKYFTDQNPIGKGLKLDGEEFIVSAVIADVPKNSHLDFYYIVNIEKIISEDPERGSNWDSNTLYTYVQLGEGTNLEHINDKVIGHIKKNNEGSVVDIYLQPLTDIYLGTVDFVVEVQRKGTLLYVQTFSVVAIFILIISCINFMNLSTAKSEKRAKEVGLRKTIGARKEQLIFQFLSESVLLSIIAVMLSIGVVALLLPTFNALTNKEFDLVAIAQDGSVGLILLGIFGVAFFTGIVSGSYPALFLSSIKPILTLNTQSISVKQGAGFRKVLVVFQFAISVILIIGTLTVYKQLSFIQGADLGYDRDNTMYLPVDPAKAQLFADEVRNQPGIVGVGVSNRHPNRVYSSSAGFNWPGKNQDETVLIHFMGMDHNYVKTMDMTILEGRDFLYTDTAAVLINEKAKALMGMDDPVGKTMSAYGDRRIVGVIKDFNFKSIHTEIEPLVILHRKDLGLALIKYEDAYAGDVIKTVEKKWGEVFPSKSFNYGFLEQDFSELYVAEERTKKLSTYFAVLAIIISCMGLFGLVSYAVEQRKKEVGIRKVLGASVAKLFLLMTNDFAKLVLISLAVSIPVGRYAMSLWLEGFAYRIELSAETYILSGLIALAITILTVSYQSIRAATNNPVTTLRNE, encoded by the coding sequence ATGGACACAGGTCAACTCATTGCTAGAGCAGGTTTGGGGAATAGCGCCATCGAAATGAGCAGTTTTAATCTCGAACGATCAATCAAACTTTGGTTAAAGGAATTTCGGAAGCACCGTGCATTTCATGAAGGGGCTATCCGAGAAATGGAGTTACATCTGCGAGATCATATTGATGATTTAATAGCGGATGGGAAAAGCGAGGAAGCCGCTTTTAATCATGCCGTTGAGCAATTTGGGGATATTAAACCCATGGCTCAAGAAGCTTACAGGAGTCAAAGACCAATATCAAACAATCAATTTATCAATACCACCATGCTCAAAAATTATCTTAAAATAGCCTTCAGGAATTTCGTCAAGCACAAATTCTATTCATTTGTCAATGTATTTGGTCTTACAGCCGGTCTTTCCATTGTACTACTCATTGGCTTATTCGTAAATGATGAACTAAGTTTCGACGAGTTCCATGAACACAAAAATGAGCTTTACCGTGTGGTAGAGAACCAATATTATGCAGGTGAGCCTGTATTTCCAGTAGCCGTTACGCCGTATGCATTGGGTCCATCTTTGAAAACAGATTATCCAGAGGTAGAGAAATTCACTAGAATAGTTTTTGAGGACTTTATCTTCGAACAGGATGGGCGTGAAATCATCGAATATGATGGAATTAGGGTAGACGAAGACTTTTTCGATATGTTTAGCTTCGAAGTTTTGACTGGTAGTGTTAAAGACTTCAAAGCGAATCTAAACACCTTAATTCTTACCGAAACTTTGGCTAAAAAGTATTTTACCGATCAAAATCCAATTGGTAAAGGGCTCAAGTTAGACGGGGAAGAATTCATTGTATCTGCCGTAATCGCAGATGTCCCCAAAAATTCGCATTTGGATTTCTACTATATCGTAAACATTGAGAAGATTATCTCAGAAGACCCAGAGCGTGGTAGTAACTGGGATAGTAATACGCTTTATACTTATGTCCAACTGGGCGAAGGAACCAATTTAGAGCATATCAATGATAAGGTCATTGGCCATATTAAAAAGAACAATGAGGGTTCGGTGGTTGATATATACCTTCAGCCCCTCACAGATATTTACTTAGGTACCGTTGATTTTGTAGTTGAAGTTCAGCGTAAAGGTACCTTGCTTTATGTTCAGACTTTCTCTGTTGTTGCAATTTTCATATTGATTATTTCATGCATCAACTTTATGAACTTGTCAACCGCAAAATCGGAGAAAAGGGCAAAAGAAGTTGGTTTAAGAAAAACTATCGGTGCACGTAAAGAACAGTTGATCTTTCAGTTTCTGAGTGAGTCTGTCTTGCTGTCTATAATTGCAGTAATGCTATCTATTGGGGTTGTCGCACTTTTGCTCCCTACTTTCAATGCGCTAACAAATAAGGAATTCGACCTAGTGGCGATAGCTCAGGATGGCTCTGTAGGGTTAATACTGTTGGGAATCTTCGGAGTCGCTTTTTTTACTGGGATAGTTTCCGGGAGTTATCCTGCGCTGTTTTTAAGTTCAATAAAACCTATTTTAACCCTAAATACACAGTCGATTTCGGTCAAGCAGGGTGCTGGTTTTAGGAAAGTCTTAGTTGTTTTTCAGTTTGCCATCTCTGTAATTCTAATCATCGGAACACTGACAGTTTATAAACAATTGAGCTTTATTCAAGGGGCAGATTTGGGTTATGACCGAGATAATACAATGTATTTGCCAGTCGATCCTGCCAAGGCACAGTTATTTGCTGATGAGGTAAGAAATCAACCAGGAATTGTTGGTGTTGGAGTTTCAAATCGTCATCCAAACCGTGTCTATTCAAGTTCTGCTGGATTTAATTGGCCAGGTAAAAATCAAGATGAAACCGTTTTGATCCATTTTATGGGTATGGACCATAACTATGTGAAAACAATGGATATGACCATTTTAGAAGGCAGGGACTTTCTGTACACCGATACCGCTGCGGTTTTGATTAACGAGAAGGCAAAAGCACTCATGGGCATGGATGATCCAGTTGGCAAAACGATGAGTGCCTATGGCGATAGACGCATCGTAGGTGTGATTAAGGACTTTAATTTTAAATCAATTCATACCGAAATTGAACCTTTGGTGATTTTGCATAGAAAGGATCTTGGGTTGGCATTAATCAAATATGAAGACGCTTATGCTGGAGACGTCATTAAAACAGTAGAGAAAAAATGGGGAGAGGTTTTCCCTAGTAAATCCTTTAATTATGGTTTTCTGGAACAAGATTTTAGTGAGCTATACGTGGCAGAAGAACGCACAAAAAAGCTTTCTACTTATTTTGCGGTTTTAGCGATTATAATTTCCTGCATGGGGCTTTTTGGACTAGTTTCTTATGCTGTAGAGCAGCGAAAGAAGGAGGTAGGTATTCGAAAAGTGCTTGGGGCATCAGTAGCCAAGCTTTTTCTATTGATGACCAATGATTTCGCTAAGCTGGTACTAATTTCATTGGCAGTTTCGATACCTGTGGGTAGGTACGCTATGTCTTTATGGTTAGAAGGGTTCGCTTATCGCATCGAATTATCGGCCGAGACGTATATCTTATCAGGTCTAATCGCTTTGGCCATAACCATCCTCACGGTGAGTTATCAGTCCATTAGAGCTGCTACAAATAACCCAGTGACCACTTTAAGAAATGAGTAA